The following are encoded in a window of Megalops cyprinoides isolate fMegCyp1 chromosome 16, fMegCyp1.pri, whole genome shotgun sequence genomic DNA:
- the arhgef37 gene encoding rho guanine nucleotide exchange factor 37 — protein MDSPTMESAAKKRDPPLLLVHGEEAAAAGVAAQAEVSPEGAGGEEEEEVVEEEEEEENAEKVAEEAAAEAERAEAEAAAARERAAQKQLLAIEELVYTERNYLRLLQLSTVTIRSNLQKLQPAPVNLEAMFLYIDEVIDVSGRLLSLLDQTLPSEPNFLHSLCDAFLSLRADMEMAYKEYLANYNNVTAQENSYKQKEPLWNEMVKVIKSSAPEVNGTSLTFFLVMPVQRIARYPLLLQTIQKHTDPQHPAYPVLEETAHAAVDLNCRINEYKRFREVADKYKKTETLTIKDKINRLNGHSIAKKTARLSQYIKHETGMVPKLKDEEFDALEGFFYVLEKGITDLHENVAAYLGHLQKFIGCRPEDQDLDMDSERAVVCYKEITAALRQWIYPTFERRLHTLVFKPLCTLRELLAGPRNLIRKRLDKLLDYELIEEKPSLSYEEQAVANTYRTINSLLLAELPQFNGTALQLLWGVLGAFSCLLRDLAADMEQLAAGYTQQLPHSFLEPSAFWEWAEGSVHEGAKKLESLCRSLQEELNAPIVQPLSPSSQKRLKVLTEKHGSGKIYQLTGHVVGSRDLDLTLQRGELVGVLSEMDTRGDRRRWLVDAGGPRGYVPASKLQRYHQVTKDPPPSPHLTSSMGGAEVRRHSYTTESHPVVTMALPCFQVFAGYDFTARSSHEVSLRAGEPVRVLEPHDKRGNPEWSLVEARGQRGYVPSNYLAVLPSVVAPPSAPYR, from the exons ATGG ATAGCCCCACCATGGAGAGTGCGGCAAAGAAAAGAGACCCGCCGCTGCTGCTTGTGCACGGAGAGGAGGCTGCGGCGGCGGGGGTGGCGGCGCAGGCGGAGGTGAGTCCGGAAGGGGCGGgcggagaagaggaggaagaggtggtggaggaggaggaagaggaggagaatgcGGAGAAGGTGGCGGAGGAAGCCGCAGCGGAGGCAGAGCGGGCGGAAGCGGAGGCCGCCGCCGCCAGGGAGAGGGCGGCGCAGAAACAGCTCCTGGCCATTGAGGAGCTGGTGTACACAGAGAGGAACTACCTGAGGCTTCTGCAGCTCAGCACCGTGACCATCAGAAGTAACCTGCAGAAGCTCCAG CCTGCGCCGGTGAACCTGGAGGCCATGTTCTTGTACATCGACGAGGTGATTGACGTGTCTGGACGCCTGCTGAGCCTGCTGGATCAGACCCTGCCCTCGGAGCCCAACTTCCTCCACTCCCTCT GTGATGCCTTCCTAAGCCTTAGAGCAGACATGGAGATGGCTTACAAAGAGTACCTTGCCAACTACAATAATGTCACAGCTCAGGAGAACAGCTACAAGCAGAAGGAGCCTCTGTGGAACGAGATGGTCAAAGTCATCAAGTCCTCCGC GCCTGAAGTCAACGGCACGTCTTTGACCTTCTTCCTGGTGATGCCAGTGCAGAGGATCGCCCGGTACCCCCTGCTCCTGCAGACCATCCAGAAGCACACGGACCCCCAGCACCCGGCCTACCCCGTCCTGGAGGAGACCGCCCACGCCGCCGTCGACCTCAACTGCAGGATCAACGAGTACAAGCGCTTCCGAGAAGTCG CGGACAAATACAAGAAAACCGAGACCCTGACGATAAAGGACAAGATCAACAGATTGAATGGACACAGTATTGCCAAGAAGACAGCTCGTCTGAGCCAGTACATCAAACACGAGACGGGGATGGTACCAAAG CTGAAGGATGAGGAGTTTGATGCATTGGAAGGGTTTTTCTATGTCCTGGAGAAAGGGATCACAGACCTTCACGAAAATGTGGCAGCCTACCTTGGCCATCTACAG aagttcattgGGTGCAGACCAGAGGATCAGGATCTGGACATGGACAGTGAGAGGGCTGTAGTGTGCTACAAGGAaatcacagcagcactgaggcagTGGATATACCCCACGTTT GAGCGGAGGCTGCACACCCTGGTCTTCAAGCCCCTCTGCACACTGCGGGAGCTGCTGGCCGGCCCGCGCAACCTCATCCGCAAGCGTCTGGACAAGCTGCTGGACTACGAGCTGATCGAGGAGAAGCCCAGCCTGAGCTACGAGGAGCAGGCGGTGGCCAACACCTACCGGACCATCAACTCCCTGCTGCTGGCCGAGCTGCCCCAGTTCAACGGCACcgccctgcagctgctgtggggggtgctgggggcCTTCAGCTGCCTGCTCCGCGACCTCGCCGCCGACATGGAGCAGCTGGCTGCAGGGTACACGCAGCAG cTCCCTCACAGCTTCCTGGAgcccagtgcattctgggagtggGCAGAAGGCTCCGTACATGAGGGGGCGAAGAAGCTTGAGAGTCTGTGCCGGAGCCTGCAGGAGGAACTGAATGCTCCCATTGTGCAG CCCCTTAGCCCCTCCTCCCAGAAGCGCCTGAAGGTTCTGACGGAGAAGCACGGctctgggaagatctaccagcTGACGGGCCACGTGGTGGGGAGCCGGGACCTGGACCTGACCCTGCAGCGGGGCGAGCTGGTGGGGGTGCTGTCCGAGATGGACACGCGGGGAGACCGGCGACGCTGGCTGGTGGATGCCGGAG GCCCCAGGGGCTATGTGCCAGCCTCAAAGCTGCAACGCTATCACCAGGTAACGAAGGATCCGCCCCCTTCTCCACATCTCACCTCTTCGATGGGCGGGGCTGAGGTCAGGAGACATTCCTACACCACAGAGTCACATCCGGTCGTCACCATGGCCCTGCCCTGCTTCCAG GTGTTTGCGGGGTATGACTTCACCGCGCGGAGCAGCCATGAGGTGTCCCTGCGAGCGGGCGAGCCCGTGCGGGTTCTGGAGCCGCACGACAAGCGGGGCAACCCCGAGTGGAGCCTGGTGGAGGCCCGCGGCCAGCGGGGGTACGTCCCATCCAATTACCTGGCGGTGCTTCCCTCCGTGGTGGCCCCGCCCTCCGCCCCCTACCGCTAG